Proteins from a genomic interval of Alosa alosa isolate M-15738 ecotype Scorff River chromosome 8, AALO_Geno_1.1, whole genome shotgun sequence:
- the LOC125299891 gene encoding pro-opiomelanocortin-2-like: MLRRPQMSVCGLLICVCVCVSSSRISVLCSEERVCRDIISQEVLQNCLRACAEQQGLDSASPVEHQGSALAPPPTRWEEEEEEEERSVALGVLLTLLSPPPVLRPDEAHSAERRAYSMEHFRWGKPAGRKRRPVKVYTSAGVSGGVGEGADNRRALATQEEEEEEEEEEEEEQKREMREGEAPTKLTYRMKHFRWSHPPPQADKRYGGFMKPWAASSQLSHKPLLKLLRHAIARDGH; the protein is encoded by the exons ATGCTGCGGCGACCccagatgtctgtgtgtgggctactgatatgtgtgtgcgtgtgtgtgagcagctctaggattagtgtgttgtgttctgaagAACGAGTCTGCAGAGACATAATCTCTCAAGAGGTGCTGCAG AActgtctgcgtgcgtgtgctGAGCAGCAGGGCCTAGACTCCGCCTCCCCAGTGGAGCATCAGGGGTCAGCTCTGGCCCCTCCCCCCACgcggtgggaggaggaggaggaggaggaagagcggAGCGTGGCGCTGGGGGTGCTCCTGACCCTCCTGTCCCCCCCTCCTGTCCTCCGTCCAGACGAGGCCCACAGCGCCGAGCGACGCGCCTACTCCATGGAGCACTTCCGCTGGGGCAAACCCGCCGGCCGCAAGCGTCGCCCCGTCAAGGTGTACACCAGCGCGGGGGTCAGTGGGGGCGTGGGAGAGGGTGCGGACAACAGGAGGGCCCTGGCCactcaggaggaggaggaggaggaggaagaggaggaagaggaggagcagaagaggGAGATGAGGGAGGGGGAAGCCCCCACCAAACTCACCTACCGCATGAAACACTTCCGCTGGAGCCACCCGCCCCCCCAGGCGGACAAGCGCTACGGGGGCTTTATGAAGCCCTGGGCCGCCTCAAGCCAGCTTTCCCACAAGCCCCTGCTCAAGCTGCTGCGCCACGCCATCGCCAGGGACGGCCACTAg